Part of the Antedon mediterranea chromosome 6, ecAntMedi1.1, whole genome shotgun sequence genome, ATGCATCATCCGATGACACAGTTTGATCTTTTCCACTGCTGTACGACTTTTCGTTAGGTGGGCTCGTATCTTGATCTCCAGTAATAAGCATACCTAAATTTAAAGATCGTGTATTTTAAAAGGTTAAtatcaattatttctttaatcTTCGTCATGgtttaaacatattttgatGACTTGGAGTAACAGTGGCTAGATTAAGTATGTTctatttagtaatttttataGATAAATTTACAGGTCAAAATAAACTCTTAACTGCCTGTTGATGAACTTAGAAGCATTTCTTCATACTGGATTAACGCATCAATGATGTGGACAGTGTAACCTATGGTAAATAAGAAATACATCTTTTACAAATTCaagccaatttttttattttaaacctaCCATTTGCTCGTACAGCCAATGATCTTGCTTTCACAGAATctaaaaacatttcaaaatcaTCTTGACCACCAGCTCTATAATGGAAATCAGATAATTAAATTCATAGTGacaccatttaaaaaataggattttttttatttatagaaaaagtgttaataaaacaaaaagacatCAATAACTTCTTTCATTTTCAGAATAACGTGATAGCATAATTATACCACTGCCACTTGAATGTTATTGAGCCTGCTTTTTGTTTGTGCTACACTGTGAAACTGCAGCTTGGTGGAAAGTACAGTTCTATAATTGGTGGGTAGTGCCAATGGGACATGGTggcaatttataaaaaaaaaattatataaaaagcaTGTCTCAAcctaaaattgatttttatacTCTTCAAcatttattgaaattttaaagactactgttaataaatattacataCATTTCCCACTGGCTTTCATCCTCTCCCAGCCATGACTTCACTTGACCATTACTATTTGCCTTATGTTCATCATCAATCAATTTCTTTTGTCTTGCTATTCTTGAAGCTTCTCTTTTAGCTGCTATGAAAGCTTCCTCTTCTAGTTTTATCTCCTCCTCTTCTCTTTGtaactaatatttaaaaaacaagttttatattttattaatagtattctccatcataattattaagaattatAATTTTAGGACAGTACTGAAGTATCAAAAAAacatgcaaaataaaaaaagctaTCATATTTTCAGAACTgcaattttaaaagttaaaaaaaaagttaaaaagtataATGTGTGAATATTTATCagttttttttcacatttttagaTCGTATGGGTAATAATACAATGTGAATccataaaaattaattaatattttatatgctATGTTATGAAATTAATTTAGAACTCCAGCcaattcaaattaataataaagtagGTCATTATTGATATATAAATTAGAAACTATTTTACTTCGCCTTATCTTGAAAAACTTATCAGTTCTACAATTTGTCcatcaaacaataaaaacaattttcgaTGTGGACTATACCCTTTGATCAATTTCTGCATCAATTTTTTTCTGGGCTGCTACTAAATCTCTATATTTATGGTCATTCAAAAGTTCCCTCTCTTCATATGTAATAATTGCATTACCATCTGCTTGACAGCCATCCTGAAGAATAAAGtaaaattcatcttttttaATAACAGTTCATCCATCAGaatgcttttaaaaaaatgtaaaatgaaaatgaaatgaatgggCAATCTATTTTGAATATGAATACATACATCTTCAATTAGGTTCTCAAATTCTATTCCTACATCACAATTTTGATACCTTCCACGAAAATAATCTTTCcttctgaaaaataaatataggaTAGGTAggttataccagggagttgtaaaccCTGGTTATACTAAATATTCATTTatgaaacagtactgtatgcCTACCTACAGTACCTAGGCCTACActgaataattgtaataaatattattgaaaaagtGCAGTTTACTGTACTGCTGTCTGTACAGGcctaggccctatttttatataggcctagaggctagtattataatatatcataTGAAATAAcatagcctaggtaggcctaggccaggcccctctagctagctaggctagctagctagcctgctggcctaggcctagctaggtaggctaggcctagcggcgctaatgcagtttcgtacccaccccttaaaattactcaaaatgatttcaatacttcatctagcctactcacgagttgtctacagcattcagcaagcataaaatggtaaaatatcgataatttcttatttataactatttttaatcaattaataattgagcacccttcagaaatccatcgccagcttagcttcgcgaaaatcatcgctaggcctgccgatgaaagtacggaggcctcatAGGGCATCGATCTATAGAGGACGCTGTTATGATCATATTATTATGgcgataataaaatattttttacatgttcctCATGAAAcggattttaagtttttttcataaagaaatattttgtgtttaattatgttgttaatttttagaaattctatttattttgaatgttgtgtgttattgtcttgtcaaattatattttttgtaagggtccctaatgatcagcttcggctggatggaccaccctcataaaatattgttgaaataaattaatgaatagttgcttcattatttaatgttttatttgattttattttaataaacacaacaggaaagaagataaaaaagaagaaatgaaagacatgaaatgatgtattcagtgtcagcagaagtaaaataaattctagtaattgatggaaaacatttttattataattattgtattactttacattacatttcaataaattatatctttctgtttttgttgcatTTCCTATTTCCATGTATTTGAAGAGGTCTTTCATaggtgaataaaaaatgttaattaataataatatacttctaTAAAATCTTAAAACAGGGAAACCATTAGCGTTTCTAGTGTAGCTAGTGATAACaaatactaaaacaattaattcgTCATAGCttgattattgttttataacattaacaatgtaacTCAGGAATGAagtactgtaattctttttattcatttcatttatttatttgacctacaaaccataatgtaaaataaactaaaacagagGAAAATTGGTCAGTACTTATATCTTCAAGAGTCAGCAGTTCCATATTTATCTTCTTTTCTGTGTGAAATTCtactagtaaaatgaaagaacaaattaaaaacataacataattatgatgatacccacaatgatgaatacagcaattgtatagtatttctttttctttattaaaaatacgaaACGCATGTCggaaataataatgaaaattataattatttggtgcGTGCTTTAAACGTTAGTAACTACGCCCTCTATAGAACGCAACTGTTTACTCTATTAATAGAGTTAATGTCCTgtgaggcctccgtacttttatcggcaggcctagcgatgattttcgcgaagctaagctggcgatgtATTTCCGAAGGGTGCTCAGTATTAATTGATTagaaatagttttaaataaaaaattatcgattttttacaattttatgattgcagaatgttgtagacaactcgtgagtaggttggatgaagattttgagtaattttaaggggtgggtacgaaactgcattagcgccggCCTAGCTAGGTAGACCCTATATTTTTGTTACTTATTTCTCACCGTGGTTTTCTTCCAAAAAGTGTTTCCAAACAATTCCCCATCACTATgtataatcatttattatagaaaatatGGCTTAAGTACATCTTTCTGCTGACATATCTACAAaaaaaagctaggcctagctagcctaggccacTGATCGTACGGTTGTTGTTGACTTCGTCGATGACTACTGccgtgatatatattctttgctactactactgctgctgCCTCCTCAGCCCGTACGTACGTGTGATCACATGATGACGTTACCGTATCACGTGAGATACTCTAACTTAGCATATGGAGCGCCATGACTGCATTCACTTTTTTCCATTTACTGTACAAATAGGCTTGTTTTTTTGGGCCAATAAGTTTGGTTACTGATTGAGTAATCGTTAGTCTTCATTCAGCGTATCTATACAATTTGGTATTAGtattaatgattttgttaaTATTGCTACTGGTTTATTTCAGTTTTCTTGTATTTTATGTTCCTGACCATCTTAAATTATGTCCATACCACCAGCATCGAATCAACATTAAATGATAAatgattttttagaaaataaaaaagatttaaattgtTACTAATTTATTTCAGTTTTCTTGTAGTTTATATCTATGTTCATCTTAATTACgttgaaaaattattatttgtttattatttaataactaCTCTAATTTTATTACTCTGTTGTTGACAAAAATATATGATCGATCCTCTTGTGCCAAGCGTTGTGAAAAAAGACACCGTTAGTTACAGTTCGGCCTACATGTTTTCTTTGTAATTGGCATTTCTCGGATACTCGTGCAACTTGATTTATTCACCGACTTGTCTTTTCCACCCATTGTTCTAATACACTTTACACTTCTTGTCTTTTTACCTTTAGGCTTCTTTGAATCACATGTTTTAGTTCGACACTCAGACCAAGCACCTACTTTCCATCGAAAGCTGAAAATTGTATAAAGAtcaattgaaaaaaatcaataatcatGTAAACTTAAAACCGGGTGGAAACTTTTATAGCAAATGAGATAAATGTCCTTACATCACAGGATATTATAGCAAAATGCACAAATAATGCCAATACTTACGTGCGTCCATTTGATATAGGCCCACATGGGTGTGTGTTGCATTCCTTGGCGGATGGTTTGAATCCTTCGCGGTTGCAATTAATATTTGCTCTCACTGTGTTGTCGCTCAAACTCTTACATTCGTATTCTTTATAACTTGCTCCtggaaataaaagtgtataCAGTTTACTAAGATGTTCAGATGTGTTATTATATTGTAATCGTATATTCTTTCCGCGTTTTTACGTGATTCTTACGGTCTGTGTTCAGTTACCTTGTATTCACAAGCAAGATTAAAAAAGGAGACATAATCATGACTATGATATCTATTTTGcaatgtaatttttaatttcgTTTATTTTCTCATAATGCCACCGCTCTTACCTCCACCGCAAGGGAAAGTACACTTTGTCCAGCCTTTCAGGACCCAGGCAAATCCAGGTCGTGGTTCCTGTGGAAGTGTGACAGGTTGTGTGGGAGTGGCATCCAATGATTCAATTGTGGGCGTAGTTTGGTCCTGTTGTTTCACACTGCTCTTTCTCACACAAATACCGGAAGAGCAACTCTATAGGCAAATGCAAATTAAAACTTACTCCTTCAATTTATTCAACTTGTTTATCAATTTTCATTGGATTCCGTAAATCAATAGACATGGAACAATCTTATCATTCTCTTACACCTGATAACCTAAATAATGTAATAGttatttgatataatattatttacgtCATCAATTTCTGTGTACCATGGGCACGCTGTTTTGTTCCTTCCAGCAACGTGGACACATTTAGTGGAATCACTCCTGTTAAACGACGATTTGTTGTCTTCAAGGCAACTAAAATCACTACAaatggagaaaaaaaataaaatgtttgtaggAGAATGTACAATCGTAAAATCCtaaaaagaaattgtttttaaatgaagaAAGATAAAATGTTAGTGGGATGTacaaccattaaaaaaaatattaaaaccacTCACAGCCTCTTGTGTTTCCAGAATGAATTGTAAACTTGATTACACTACTTAGAATGTCTTATGTGATTAATCATTGCATTTCGGGAACTTTCACCTACAAAACTTACCCTATCGTGTCCAATAATATGGTCTGACTACAGTTGCTCCATTGATAATTTGAGAACATAGTAGTTTTCAGTGTTGTTGCCATAATACTAAAGTCAACATCACCGTAAATACAATTGTCATCGTGTTCAAGTCCAAAACTATATTCAGATAACGAAAATCAACAACTGAATCAATATTTTACAGTTTAGAGAGGAAAACTATAAAGAAattatatatactattatataacCAAGTAGTCTATCAGATAAGAAGAATGTTTTCTTTATTACAGAACATTCAGAATTTGCTTTTGACCACTGACGTAGGCCTAACCACACTGTAAATAGAgtttataattacatttaataaagtaaaacagtcaCACTGTTCATTTTAGTTTAACTTTATAATACGGTaaataaaactgttaaaaatgtggttaaataaattaagaatgtaaataaatacgGGGACTTACAGGTGACCTATTTCGTGAGCAATGACAATAGATGTCATATAACCACTGTCCTTTATCAAAGCACAGCTTTTCCGTCCATCACACATCCCATTATCTGGTGAATAACCTGCAAACACGTAAAGTAATACAATATGTTGCAATGCGTTTACCTTGCCTCTTCAAAGATAATATTAGAATTAACAATATACAAAGtttcaaataataattcaattgaCTAATACGGTACCAACGTATATCTTCTACTACCATCACATTGACATCTTTGGTAATTTTGCCattcccaaaaaaaaaacaaaaaacaaacagtaGCAACCACAGTAACAACCACACGGCCAATGTTTCTCACATTCTTATAAAAGTACATTTAACCTGAGATTGTATATTGTAAGAATTTTATTGTTACATTATTTAACGTAAGATAACAATTCATCTGCTATAAAACATACCAACTGCTCCGAAATTCTTTCTTGTAAAGAAAAGAACAAGGTCTGTTGTTTCAGTGTCGTTTTCATGTATTTGTTTAGAAGCCCAATAACATGATCGTTGCAGACTTCTCATTTTGTTGTTCTCAATTATCTTATCTTTAGACTAGAAATAATAACGCTAAAATGATAATCTAAAGATTCAACGAATGAGTTTGATATTCAATCTAAAGGATTATTATAACATCATATGCAAGAAAGgaattccttttttttaattgaaatctAAGccttattattaaatatattatggtAAATGAATTGAGTGAAGTTCGTTGATACTAGTTATTAATAACTTGGATTGCGCAAAACTTACATGCTTTTTAATACAATAGTtagatagttttttttttaaagaaagcaAAGTGTAATTCAAAATTTCCTTCAATTTGATTATAGAAAACGTCAACATTATCGTATTTTATATGGCACCACcatcatttatttttgtcacataaaacgTTGTGACATTgccataaaataataataagatgtGTATTTGTATACATTACCTCCACTTCATTCATTAAATACATTGTGGTTATTGAAATGGTAAGATTCAGATTTATAATTTTGCTATTGAATACTTCATTCACCTGTAacgaaattgaattgaaaaatgtacattatTGCAGTTCTTATGTCTATTTCAAACAGTACTTCTGCAAACAGTCTCAAGAGAGAGTTGATCGACTATTCTGCCATTTGCCATGACGCAGGCTTACTTAGTTTTTGAAGATAACATTTATGAGTTCATTTTAACGGTTCAGTGTTCCATTTATGCGAACTGTATAATGTTTGTCACGTATTTGACCAATGTCGTTATGTTTAATACGTGTCTGACAACTTACTAGTTGCACCAGTGTGTCATGTGTTTGACCAATGTCGTTATGTTTAATACGTGTCTGACAACTTACTAGTTGCACCAGTGTGTCATGTGTTTGACCAATTTCGTCAATGTTTAGTCTGACAACTCACTAGTTGCACCAGTGTGTCATGTGTTTGACCAATTTCGTTATGTTTAATACGTGTCTGACAACTTGCTAGTTGCACCAGTGTGTCATGTATTTGACCAATGTCGTCATGTTTAATACGTGTCTGACAACTTACTAGTTGCACCAGTGTGTCATGTGTTTGACCAATTTCGTTATGTTTAATATGTGTTGACAACTTACTAGTTGCACCAGTGTGGCCAAGTATCTTGACACATCTTCCCCATGATGTTCCTGCATACTGACCTCACTGAAAACTATTGCATCAATATGATTAGCAGTTGAACCACCATTGTTTTCTGCAGATGgagaataaataggcctactcatttGCTAGTACcctgtatttataataatgtaatttaaaatgtgtCCTCTTCTCAGCAACTTAAACACATTTTTGAATCGATGTGTGGAAGGGAAAGACCCGCCATGGATTATTTCCTGCAGGCATTTATCCGTAAAAGCATTGTCCTATATCTAATTGTTTTGCTCAAAAGTCTTATTAATTATTAGGCTTTTGACAAGAAACGACTGCCATGTTGTGAAAAGCAGCAATCAAAACGTTTTTAATGTTACTTAAAAAACAAGTAAGAAAAACATGTACAATGAAAAGTAATGCAGTATATTAGACCAACAATACGTAGTATCAGAATAAAACATACCGTATGACGTCATTGGATTGTAGCACTCCGAATCAGCTATTAACATTACTGTCagaaaaacataacaaattgaGACTGATATCGCCATTCTTCAACGtcaataataattcaatagTTCTACTTCTTAAACAATCTAACCGAACtgacataggcctaggcctaatttagTCAAACTTGTGTATGTTTGGGGGAGGTAATTAAACAAGGAATTAAGTAAATGACCTCATACTGTACGATAAAGGAAAAAGGAAGCATTTTGTAAGGATATAACTGGTAGCATGAGgcaataataaaatgatagtaTTACCTTCCTGATACAGAATACAAACTGTAATCAGTACAAAGGCtaatattttatcaatattcTTACGTAAAGTCAAGATAGGCAAAAAGGATGGTTTCGTCATTTAAGATTTTAGATGTAAACATGTCATGGTTTGGTTGAAACACTgactttaatataatta contains:
- the LOC140051291 gene encoding AP-1 complex-associated regulatory protein-like, coding for MGNCLETLFGRKPRRKDYFRGRYQNCDVGIEFENLIEDDGCQADGNAIITYEERELLNDHKYRDLVAAQKKIDAEIDQRLQREEEEIKLEEEAFIAAKREASRIARQKKLIDDEHKANSNGQVKSWLGEDESQWEIAGGQDDFEMFLDSVKARSLAVRANGMLITGDQDTSPPNEKSYSSGKDQTVSSDDASWEGNFVNADMTPEPIVIAAPPVSVGNHFGTTARETEAVSNQTTLKTFDAQPIKKDIPKPVEHAAKTVLDSSLKDFDDFLDELELELDLSAS
- the LOC140051289 gene encoding A disintegrin and metalloproteinase with thrombospondin motifs 3-like — protein: MAISVSICYVFLTVMLIADSECYNPMTSYENNGGSTANHIDAIVFSEVSMQEHHGEDVSRYLATLVQLVNEVFNSKIINLNLTISITTMYLMNEVESKDKIIENNKMRSLQRSCYWASKQIHENDTETTDLVLFFTRKNFGAVGYSPDNGMCDGRKSCALIKDSGYMTSIVIAHEIGHLFGLEHDDNCIYGDVDFSIMATTLKTTMFSNYQWSNCSQTILLDTIGDFSCLEDNKSSFNRSDSTKCVHVAGRNKTACPWYTEIDDSCSSGICVRKSSVKQQDQTTPTIESLDATPTQPVTLPQEPRPGFAWVLKGWTKCTFPCGGGASYKEYECKSLSDNTVRANINCNREGFKPSAKECNTHPCGPISNGRTFRWKVGAWSECRTKTCDSKKPKGKKTRSVKCIRTMGGKDKSVNKSSCTSIREMPITKKTCRPNCN